A genomic region of Chelonia mydas isolate rCheMyd1 chromosome 9, rCheMyd1.pri.v2, whole genome shotgun sequence contains the following coding sequences:
- the NCBP2AS2 gene encoding protein NCBP2AS2, protein MVLRRLLFTLLNNPRLIEKLSESRPIRVAAQVTASALTRAQLGGREAARRLLREGGLGRLRETFLRELKDGARAQAWPRPPGNRRDGSGRGSQ, encoded by the coding sequence ATGGTGCTGCGGCGCCTGCTCTTCACGCTGCTCAACAACCCGCGGCTCATCGAGAAGCTGTCGGAGTCGAGGCCGATCCGCGTGGCGGCCCAGGTCACTGCCTCGGCCCTGACCCGGGCCCAGCTCGGGGGTCGGGAGGCGGCGCGGCGCCTGCTGCGGGAGGGGGGCCTGGGCCGCCTGCGGGAGACCTTCCTGCGGGAGCTAAAGGATGGGGCTCGGGCCCAGGCCTGGCCCCGACCCCCTGGGAACAGGCGGGACGGGAGCGGACGCGGAAGCCAGTGA